A window of Vigna unguiculata cultivar IT97K-499-35 chromosome 4, ASM411807v1, whole genome shotgun sequence contains these coding sequences:
- the LOC114180708 gene encoding receptor-like protein EIX2: protein MKVKIFMVCLVAFQIVGGEKEIRCLEREREALLRFKASIVDHHGMLSSWTTPDCCQWKGIRCSNLTANIVSLDLHGEYDYETESWSYYISGKIHQSLIELQQLKYLNLSDNSFSHIPEFLGSLRNLRYLDLSWCGFDGKIPSQFGSLSHLKYLNLASNNLEGSIPTQLGNLSKLEYLDLADNSLVGNIPSQLGNLSKLEHLDLTRNFFEGNIPSEFGNLSNLQQLYLGDYYNGVLQINDGGKFLSNLISLTHLYLWSVNGLNTSHTFLQNIVMLPKLRELGLIDCSLSDHFILSLRPFEFNFSTSLLAFHLSDNTFTSPVIFQWVANITCNLVELDLSYNNLEGSVSNHFGLAMNSLERLDLSFNNFKGEVLKSFVNICTLHSLYMRGNNLTEDLPSILHNMSSGCIKYSLQDLDLGDNYITGSLSNFSTFSTSKSLHLSNNRLVGMLKEGNKLPFRLEFLSLSSNLLEGGIPKSFGSACALRSLDITDNNLSDELSTIIHHLSGCAKYTLEHLSLQGNQINGTIPDLSAFSALMSLDLSNNHLNGKIREDSNLPFHLETLSISSNFLEGGIPRSFGNACALHSLRMEDNRLSVEFSIIIHHLSGCARYSLKELYLHMNEINGTLIDLSIFTSLRVLSIGENKLSGKILRNIQFPPQVEELDIQSNSLNGVFTDCHFVNVTKLSYLDLSNNPLTLTFTQNWVPPFQLSSIRLKSCLLGTFPKWLRKQNKYDELDISNSKILDVVPRWFWAKLASGNVGSIDISNNSLHGIIPNIVGKNIVDFLILSSNQFEGPIPLFLRGSIFLDLSNNNLSDSHSFLCASGPEKILYQLDLSHNHLSGQIPDCWSHFKSLAYLDLSHNKFSGNIPTSLGLLLGLQANPCLDRERNARVANLKFGK from the exons ATGaaagtgaaaatatttatgGTGTGTTTGGTGGCATTCCAGATTGTTGGTGGTGAGAAGGAGATAAGGTGTTTAGAAAGGGAGAGGGAAGCACTCCTCCGATTCAAAGCTTCCATTGTTGATCACCATGGCATGCTGTCTTCTTGGACCACTCCTGATTGCTGCCAATGGAAAGGGATTCGCTGCAGCAACCTCACTGCTAATATCGTAAGCCTCGACCTTCATGGTGAGTATGATTATGAAACTGAATCATGGTCTTATTATATCAGCGGAAAGATCCACCAATCATTGATTGAGTTGCAACAATTAAAGTATCTCAACCTCAGTGACAATTCTTTTTCACATATCCCAGAGTTTCTTGGTTCTCTCAGGAACTTGAGATACCTTGATCTCTCATGGTGTGGTTTTGACGGAAAAATTCCAAGTCAGTTTGGGTCTCTTTCTCATTTGAAATACCTTAATCTCGCTTCGAATAATCTTGAGGGTTCTATCCCTACTCAACTCGGAAATCTCTCCAAGTTGGAGTATCTTGATCTCGCAGACAATTCTCTTGTCGGAAATATACCATCCCAACTCGGAAACCTTTCTAAGTTGGAACATCTTGATCTCACAAGAAATTTTTTTGAAGGAAATATTCCATCCGAATTTGGGAATCTGTCAAACTTACAACAGCTTTATCTTGGGGATTATTACAATGGAGTACTCCAAATCAACGATGGGGGTAAGTTCCTATCTAATCTCATTTCTTTAACCCATCTTTACTTGTGGTCCGTCAATGGTCTTAATACTTCTCATACTTTCCTGCAAAACATTGTCATGCTACCAAAACTAAGAGAGTTAGGCTTAATTGATTGTAGCCTTTCTGATCATTTTATCCTTTCATTGAGGCCTTTCGAATTCAACTTTTCTACTTCCCTTTTGGCCTTTCATCTTTCTGACAACACCTTCACGTCACCCGTGATATTCCAGTGGGTGGCAAATATCACTTGCAACCTTGTTGAGCTAGACCTTTCTTATAACAACTTGGAAGGTTCTGTATCCAATCATTTTGGCTTGGCAATGAATTCTCTTGAGCGCCTTGACCTTTCCTTTAATAATTTCAAGGGTGAGGTTTTGAAATCCTTCGTGAATATATGCACCTTACACTCTTTATACATGCGAGGAAACAATTTAACAGAAGACCTTCCATCAATTCTTCATAATATGTCTAGTGGTTGTATTAAATACTCGCTACAAGATTTGGATTTGGGAGACAATTATATTACTGGATCTTTATCGAACTTTTCAACATTTTCAACTTCGAAATCATTGCATCTTTCAAATAATCGATTAGTTGGAATGTTAAAAGAAGGTAACAAATTACCATTTCGATTGGAATTTTTATCACTCTCATCAAATCTTCTAGAAGGCGGAATTCCAAAGTCATTTGGCAGTGCATGTGCTTTGCGCTCATTGGACATAACGGATAATAACCTGAGTGATGAGCTTTCAacaataatacatcacttgTCTGGATGCGCTAAATACACACTAGAACATTTGAGCTTGCAAGGAAATCAAATCAATGGTACGATTCCTGACCTTTCAGCTTTTTCAGCTTTGATGTCATTGGATCTTTCAAACAATCACTTGAATGGAAAGATAAGAGAAGATAGTAATTTACCATTTCACTTGGAAACTTTATCAATCTCATCAAACTTTCTAGAAGGTGGAATTCCCAGATCATTTGGAAATGCATGCGCTTTGCACTCATTAAGAATGGAGGATAACAGATTGAGTGTAGAGttttcaataataattcatCATTTATCTGGATGTGCTAGATAttcattaaaagaattatatctaCACATGAATGAAATCAATGGCACACTAATTGACCTCTCAATATTCACATCTTTAAGAGTGTTATCTATTGGTGAAAACAAGCTAAGTGGAaagattttaagaaatattCAATTTCCACCTCAAGTAGAAGAATTAGACATACAGTCAAATTCCTTAAATGGTGTGTTCACTGACTGCCATTTTGTTAATGTAACCAAGCTATCTTACTTGGACTTATCTAACAATCCATTAACCTTGACATTTACCCAAAATTGGGTCCCACCTTTTCAGTTGAGTTCGATAAGGTTGAAATCTTGCTTGTTAGGTACATTTCCCAAATGGTTGCGAAAGcaaaataaatatgatgaacttgacatttcaaattctaaaatattggATGTGGTTCCAAGGTGGTTTTGGGCTAAATTAGCTTCTGGAAATGTGGGTTCAATAGATATTTCAAACAATAGTCTTCATGGTATAATTCCAAATATTGTTGGAAAGAACATTGTTGATTTCCTAATTCTTTCATCAAATCAATTTGAAGGTCCTATTCCACTATTTCTACGAGGTTCCATATTTCTTGatttatctaataataatttatcagATTCGCATTCATTTTTATGTGCTAGTGGTCCTGAAAAAATACTATATCAGTTAGACCTTTCACATAATCATCTTTCTGGACAAATTCCAGATTGTTGGAGCCATTTTAAGTCATTAGCTTATTTAGATTTGAGCCACAACAAATTTTCAGGAAACATTCCTACTTCATTAGGATTGCTTCTTGGTCTTCAA GCAAATCCCTGCTTGGATCGGGAGCGAAATGCAAGAGTTGCAAATCTTAAGTTTGGGAAGTAA